In the genome of Doryrhamphus excisus isolate RoL2022-K1 chromosome 11, RoL_Dexc_1.0, whole genome shotgun sequence, the window GTCCACATGTTTTATGGACTTGTGTTCCTCCAGGAATCATGTTGGGAGTATTAAAGTGTGTATGAGGACCACCTAAGGAACCGGGTTCGCTCCCTATGGTGTCTATGGTCTGGTGTCAGAGATATGCCCGCATTTCCCGCAAGTACTTGgaccctttgtcaccgattctgttcatgATTTTAAGGACAGAATTTGAGGGGATCCTTGGGTCTGGTCTCTGATGCTCCTCGGATGGTTCTTGATGGCCCTCACCAGAAGATGGTAGTATTTATGGTGCAGACATGAAGTCTGACATAATGTTTTCGTTAGTTTCCCTAACATCTGTTGACATCCTTTTTTCTAATCTTGGATATCTTTGCGGAGAAAGAATCGGGAATGTGCTAATATTATTAGAAGCCATCTGGTTTCTATCtgcttatccccccccccccactttatTAGACGGCGGCTGTGTTGCCAGATGAGCGTAgcagttcctcctcctcctcctcctcctcctcctcgttatGCAAAAGTTGACCTCTCCCCCACCTCCCGCAGGCATGGCTTCGGCAGTTTGGCTACCTGTCCCAGGCCAGCAGACAGATGTCCACCATGCAGTCGGCTCACATCCTGTCCCAAGCCGTCAGTGACATGCAGCGTTTCTACGGCTTGGAGGTGACTGGAAGGATGGACCCCGCCACAATCGCGTGAGCGCCATTTTCTCTTTTACATGAAAAGAAACCCATCATTTttgttggagaaaaaaaaactattgacggggaggctgacgtcatcgcagtGCCCCAATGCGTTGCTCAGGCACAATGCCTTATGTAGAAATAGTTTTTTTCggattttaaactcatattgggacatgtttttacatcttttgagtgttaagttgctgtgtgatgactctGTGATTTATGTTGTTATATTGTTGTATGAACTGATTTGCGATTTCTATgactcctgccaaagaaagtgtGCATATTTTGACTCGAAATTGAacgaaatgtgtgtttttgtgcaggGCCATGCGTCGACCTCGCTGTGGCCTCCCAGACCGGAAAGCCGACATGGAGGACGGAGCGAGGAGGAGGCGCTACGCCGTCACCGGACAACAATGGGACAAGGAACACCTGACTTACAGGTCTACCtcagcgacacacacacatattggaTACCATGTGTTGCGCACACCAGGAAACGTGTCTGTGTCTCCATCAGTATCCTGGACCAGCACATCCCGCCCTCCCTGGGAGCCGAGCGGACACACGACGCCATCCGCCGAGCCTTCGAGGTGTGGAGGAAGGTCACGCCGCTCACCTTCCGACGTCTCCCGGCTCCGAGCGGCAACAGCAGCGAGGGCCAGCTCGCCGACATCCTGTTGTTGTTTGCATCTGGTTTCCACGGCGATATGTCCCTGTTTGACGGCGAGGGGGGCTCGCTGGCTCACGCCTTCTACCCCGGGCCGGGAATGGGCGGGGATACCCACTTTGATGTGGACGAGCCTTGGACTTTGGATAGTCCGAACCTTCAAGGTTGGTGGGTTGATTATTAGTCGCATCAGATTCAATTAACTCTACTTCTTCATTTTTAGTCGTCCTGTGTGATGCCTGAGGACCTCACGCAGATATATTTCAGTCTTTGGActtttttacacaattttttttaaattttccaaatatttcaacttttttcaatagtcttatatttatataagtataatatttgatgttattcccataatgttattTTCCCACAAGCTAATATTCcataaattacaacttaattttgttttgttttttttcataaaattacagctttttaaaaatttattcttaatagtttttttttaatttccatctATTTCagctttaaatattttatatattttttgtcttttggaaatcatgattttattcccataatattttgactttattctccttatTCTTGATGTCTGAAAATCATCGGTAAAGATAATTATCgatatctgattttttccccgattatgaaaaccgatatttaaaaaaatatatttatatttaaagtttatgccactaaaattattattattaattattaaaattactattttttcccctcataatattatgacattattctcataaaatgtattatttatatattctcgtaaaatattaaaactcttaaaaatattttataaaactcttataaaatattttatttatactttatttttgtaaaattacagctgatttttaattttttttctgctgtttttatttatttatttattttggcttcatgaattatatttttagaatgtgtcgtGGGCCCCAAATGGCCCCccggctgcactttggacaccactgactTAGCCTTTGTTGTTgcctttgcatgttcttctccccataagtttttcttcctgttttgtatCCAATAAAATGAAAGATGCACAAAGTGGGCGTGACCTGTCATGTCTGCGTCGCAGGCGTCGATCTCTTCCTGGTGGCGGTCCACGAGCTCGGTCACGCTTTGGGTCTGGAACACTCGGACAATCCGGAGGCCATCATGGCTCCTTTCTATCAGTGGATTCACACCCACAACTTCACGCTGCATGAGGATGACATCAGGGGGATTCAACACATTTATGGTGAGAGATCATGTGATCATAGTAGagcataaaaaatatgtttttattttgaaaagccgtGATAGAGTGACGGCATGAAATTGGACAACTGTACTTCCAGGCCACATGAAAGGTTCTACCAGGCCAGATACACATTACGTCTCCTAGCAACCAGGAGGGCCGCTTCTTTCCAAAGTCGTTAGAGTCAACCAAACGAGCTGCGCTAAATGGAAACAATATATTGTGGTGGAGGAACGGAGAGGATGATGACAAGTGAACTGACTCCAAGTTCTCCCTCTTCCAGGTCCTCCTGTCGTCACAGAGGTCCCGCCTACGTCTtctccctcctcctcgtcctctgaCGCTGATCCCGAAGCTGCATCAACCACCGCTTCTTCTCCTGCTCAGGATGAACCCACGCATTCCCCTCAAAACCCGACCGTGAGAAGCCCCGCTGTCCCGACTGAGCCTGAACCCGCCCCCGGCCCCACCTCCCGTCGTCCCGTGGTGCCCACAACCTCCCATCCTGGTCCCGGACCCGTCACTCCACCCGTCAGAAAAGACCTCCCCCGTCCTCCACCGACTCGTCGGCTTCCCAAGCAGCCGGACGACACCGTGCCTGAGATCTGCGATGGAGACTTTGATACTGTGACCCTCCTGAGGGGAGAGATGTTTGTCTTCAAGGTAACTAACACACAACActtggatgggatggatgggatggatgggatggatgggatggatgggatggacgggatggatgggatggatgggatggacgGACAACCACAGCAGCAATGCAAGGGCAACTCCATGATCACTTGACCATCAGCTACACAAATGACTTCACGAGGTACTTCCTCAGAAGTTCCTCGTGGGTTCCTCGTGGGTTCCCCAGTGGTTCCTCATGAGTTCCCCGGTGGTTCCCCGGTGGTTCCCCGGTGGTTCCCCGGTGGTTCCCCGGTGGTTCCTCATGAGTTCCCCGGTGGTTCCTCATGAGTTCCCCGGTGGTTCCTCATGAGTTCCCCGGTGGTTCCTCATGAGTTCCCCGGTGGTTCCTCATGAGTTCCCCGGTGGTTCCCCGGTGGTTCCCCGGTGGTTCCCCGGTGGTTCCCCGGTGGTTCCCCGGTGGTTCCCCGGTGGTTCCCCGGTGGTTCCCCGGTGGTTCCCCAGTGgttcctcatgagttcctcatgAGTTCCCCAGTGGTTCCTCATGAGTTCCCCAGTGGTTCCTCATGAGTTCCCCAGTGGTTCCTCATGAGTTCCCCAGTGGTTCCTCATGAGTTCCCCAGTGGTTCCTCATGAGTTCCCCAGTGGTTCCCCAGTGGTTCCTCATGAGTTCCCCAGTGGTTCCTCATGAGTTCCCCAGTGGTTCCCCAGTGGTTCCCCAGTGGTTCCCCAGTGGTTCCTCATGAGTTCCCCAGTGGTTCCTCATGAGTTCCCCAGTGGTTCCTCATGAGTTCCCCAGTGGTTCCTCATGAGTTCCCCAGTGGTTCCTCATGAGTTCCCCAGTGGTTCCTCATGAGTTCCCCAGTGGTTCCTCATGAGTTCCCCAGTGGTTCCTCAGTGGTTCCCCAGTGGTTCCTCAGTGGTTCCCCAGTGGTTCCTCAGTGGTTCCCCAGTGGTTTCTCAGTGGTTCCCTAGTGGTTTCTCAGTGGTTCCCTAGTGGTTTCTCAGTGGTTCCCTAGTGGTTCCTCATGAGTTCCCTAGTGGTTTCTCACGAGTTCCCTAGTGGTTTCTCACGAGTTCCCTAGTGGTTTCTCATGAGTTCCCTAGTGGTTCCCCAGTGGTTCCTCATGAGTTCCCCAGTGGTTCCTCATGAGTTCCCCAGTGGTTCCTCATGAGTTCCCCAGTGGTTCCCCAGTGGTTCCCCAGTGGTTCCCCAGTGGTTCCCCAGTGGTTCCCCAGTGGTTCCCCAGTGGTTCCCTAGTGGTTTCTCAGTGGTTCCTCAGTGGTTATTCATTAGGGCCTCATTAGtccctcattagttccccagtaactactctaggtttacttcctcagtaactactctattcattagttgtttagtacttcctcagtaactaccgtactgtatttgtgtgtactttattgtaacATGACGTGTGTTTTTCCCGTTGGTCATGTGTGCAGGGTCGCTGGTTTTGGCGAGTGCGTAGGAAGCGCGTCCTGGACAACTACCCCATGCCCATATCCGTCTTCTGGGGCGGTCTTCCCAGCGACATCGACGCAGCCTACGAACGGCACGACGGCAAATTTGTCTTCTTTAAAGGTGCGTTGGACCCACGCCATTCTCCCGGCGTGGAGCGCTTCTCCATAACGACCACGCTGGCAGCGAAAGTCTAATCCGCGTTTAGCTTTTTTGCACGGGTCAAACTGAAAGGAAATGGCGCCGAGTCAGCATCTTTGGCTTGCCAAGTCTGAATTCCTAAGAGATGGTAATAATTCAGCACGGccagacgcacacacacttttactgTACGTGGATGCTGGGGCTCCCATATAGTAtttagtgtattattattatgtattatattactGCATTTACTGTTAGCACACATAAGCAGTGGTGTCAAAGCTTGGTTCCTCCAGCTGTTTCTGAGaagaaacagaacatttgaCCGTGACAGCGttggtgactgtgtgtgtgtgtgtg includes:
- the mmp15a gene encoding matrix metalloproteinase-15, whose product is MKMWTRILVTSVYVMFVVLGSTTADVPEEEQGGFNAEAWLRQFGYLSQASRQMSTMQSAHILSQAVSDMQRFYGLEVTGRMDPATIAAMRRPRCGLPDRKADMEDGARRRRYAVTGQQWDKEHLTYSILDQHIPPSLGAERTHDAIRRAFEVWRKVTPLTFRRLPAPSGNSSEGQLADILLLFASGFHGDMSLFDGEGGSLAHAFYPGPGMGGDTHFDVDEPWTLDSPNLQGVDLFLVAVHELGHALGLEHSDNPEAIMAPFYQWIHTHNFTLHEDDIRGIQHIYGPPVVTEVPPTSSPSSSSSDADPEAASTTASSPAQDEPTHSPQNPTVRSPAVPTEPEPAPGPTSRRPVVPTTSHPGPGPVTPPVRKDLPRPPPTRRLPKQPDDTVPEICDGDFDTVTLLRGEMFVFKGRWFWRVRRKRVLDNYPMPISVFWGGLPSDIDAAYERHDGKFVFFKDDQYWIFREADLLPGYPQPIREYGQGVPAHGIDTAIWWEPNGHTYFFSDDRYWRFNEETRKADRDFPKPISRWGKIPASPKGAFLSDDGAYTYFYKGTNYWRFDNHKTTADKGYPRSILKDFMGCVGVPEPRPDPDTETKTAKPSDREVEEENVHKGENGDTEKEDKTNTDDAEEEVNVVVTVANNDSKVMTLIMVAVPLVLILCILVLIYAILRTLQNKETPRALVHCKRSLQDWV